One window from the genome of Oryza glaberrima chromosome 3, OglaRS2, whole genome shotgun sequence encodes:
- the LOC127765792 gene encoding ACD11 homolog protein — translation MLGFRSQTPWSGAGAEPICGDAAAAVVAARKGMETPLTAVAEAFEELARRMEADGGELRLGPFGDTCALVSVLFSCLGMAFRFAEIEYVAKVNDLIGAAKSYGTLNDILDKDVENDCVKKQGSHSRNLRRVRLGLGLIKVLFEQFLSTQECSLYDAATTAYGQVCAPFHSWAVRKAVGAGMYTLPSREQLIVRLNETDCSVQKEMRRYIDASSPIIDYIDNLFLSRSISLDW, via the exons atgctCGGGTTCAGGTCGCAGACGCCGTggtcgggggcgggggcggagccgatttgcggcgacgcggcggcggccgtggtggcggcgcggaAGGGGATGGAGACGCCGctgacggcggtggcggaggcgttCGAGGAGCTGGCCCGGAGGATGGAGGCCGACGGCGGGGAGCTCCGCCTCGGGCCCTTCGGCGACACGTGCGCGCTCGTCTCCGTCCTCTTCAGCTGCCTCGGCATGGCCTTCAGGTTCGCCGAGATCGAGTACGTCGCCAAG gtgaACGACCTCATCGGAGCGGCGAAGTCGTACGGCACGCTGAACGACATCCTGGACAAAGACGTCGAGAACGACTGCGTCAAGAAGCAGGGCAGCCACTCCCGCAACCTGCGCAGGgtccgcctcggcctcggcctcatCAAGGTTCTCTTCGAGCAGTTCCTCTCCACCCA GGAATGTTCGCTGTATGATGCTGCTACGACAGCTTACGGGCAGGTTTGCGCGCCGTTTCACAGCTGGGCGGTCAGGAAGGCTGTTGGTGCTGGGATGTACACTCTTCCAAGCAGGGAGCAGCTGATCGTGAGGCTCAACGAAACTG ATTGCTCCGTGCAGAAGGAGATGAGGAGATACATCGATGCCTCTAGCCCTATCATAGACTACATCGACAACCTTTTCCTCTCGAGGAGCATTAGCCTAGACTGGTGA
- the LOC127766536 gene encoding 14-3-3-like protein GF14-F isoform X1 has protein sequence MSPAEASREENVYMAKLAEQAERYEEMVEFMEKVAKTADVGELTVEERNLLSVAYKNVIGARRASWRIISSIEQKEESRGNEAYVASIKEYRSRIETELSKICDGILKLLDSHLVPSATAAESKVFYLKMKGDYHRYLAEFKSGAERKEAAENTLLAYKSAQDIALADLPTTHPIRLGLALNFSVFYYEILNSPDRACNLAKQAFDDAIAELDTLGEESYKDSTLIMQLLRDNLTLWTSDNAVFALICLLFFLSFIYTVIVIKTIFWHLILCSSVLSLQEDGGDEIKEAAKPEGEGH, from the exons ATGTCGCCTGCTGAGGCATCGCGTGAGGAGAATGTGTACATGGCAAAGCTTGCCGAGCAGGCTGAGCGTTACGAGGAAATGGTCGAATTCATGGAGAAGGTGGCAAAGACCGCTGATGTTGGTGAGCTCACCGTTGAGGAGCGGAACCTGCTTTCTGTGGCTTACAAGAACGTGATTGGTGCTCGGAGGGCATCGTGGAGGATCATCTCTTCTATTGAGCAGAAGGAGGAGAGCCGTGGGAATGAGGCATATGTTGCATCAATTAAGGAGTACCGTAGCAGGATTGAAACTGAGCTCAGCAAGATCTGTGATGGTATCCTTAAGCTTCTGGATTCCCACCTTGTCCCATCTGCCACTGCTGCAGAGTCCAAGGTGTTCTACCTGAAAATGAAGGGTGACTACCACAG GTACCTTGCTGAGTTTAAGTCAGGAGCTGAGAGGAAGGAAGCAGCTGAGAACACTCTTCTGGCATACAAGTCTGCCCAG GATATTGCACTCGCTGACCTGCCTACAACTCACCCGATAAGGCTTGGACTTGCACTGAACTTCTCAGTGTTCTACTATGAGATCCTGAACTCACCAGACCGTGCTTGCAACCTTGCAAAGCAg GCGTTCGACGATGCTATTGCTGAACTGGACACTCTTGGCGAGGAGTCTTACAAGGACAGCACCTTGATCATGCAACTTCTTCGTGACAATCTGACTCTCTGGACCTCTGACAATGCGGTATTTGCTCTAATATgcttattatttttcctttcattCATTTATACTGTAATTGTTATCAAAACGATTTTCTGGCATCTAATCTTATGTTCCTCTGTTCTCTCCCTTCAGGAGGATGGTGGTGACGAGATCAAGGAAGCAGCGAAGCCTGAAGGAGAGGGCCACTAA
- the LOC127766536 gene encoding 14-3-3-like protein GF14-F isoform X2 — MSPAEASREENVYMAKLAEQAERYEEMVEFMEKVAKTADVGELTVEERNLLSVAYKNVIGARRASWRIISSIEQKEESRGNEAYVASIKEYRSRIETELSKICDGILKLLDSHLVPSATAAESKVFYLKMKGDYHRYLAEFKSGAERKEAAENTLLAYKSAQDIALADLPTTHPIRLGLALNFSVFYYEILNSPDRACNLAKQAFDDAIAELDTLGEESYKDSTLIMQLLRDNLTLWTSDNAEDGGDEIKEAAKPEGEGH; from the exons ATGTCGCCTGCTGAGGCATCGCGTGAGGAGAATGTGTACATGGCAAAGCTTGCCGAGCAGGCTGAGCGTTACGAGGAAATGGTCGAATTCATGGAGAAGGTGGCAAAGACCGCTGATGTTGGTGAGCTCACCGTTGAGGAGCGGAACCTGCTTTCTGTGGCTTACAAGAACGTGATTGGTGCTCGGAGGGCATCGTGGAGGATCATCTCTTCTATTGAGCAGAAGGAGGAGAGCCGTGGGAATGAGGCATATGTTGCATCAATTAAGGAGTACCGTAGCAGGATTGAAACTGAGCTCAGCAAGATCTGTGATGGTATCCTTAAGCTTCTGGATTCCCACCTTGTCCCATCTGCCACTGCTGCAGAGTCCAAGGTGTTCTACCTGAAAATGAAGGGTGACTACCACAG GTACCTTGCTGAGTTTAAGTCAGGAGCTGAGAGGAAGGAAGCAGCTGAGAACACTCTTCTGGCATACAAGTCTGCCCAG GATATTGCACTCGCTGACCTGCCTACAACTCACCCGATAAGGCTTGGACTTGCACTGAACTTCTCAGTGTTCTACTATGAGATCCTGAACTCACCAGACCGTGCTTGCAACCTTGCAAAGCAg GCGTTCGACGATGCTATTGCTGAACTGGACACTCTTGGCGAGGAGTCTTACAAGGACAGCACCTTGATCATGCAACTTCTTCGTGACAATCTGACTCTCTGGACCTCTGACAATGCG GAGGATGGTGGTGACGAGATCAAGGAAGCAGCGAAGCCTGAAGGAGAGGGCCACTAA